In one Echinicola marina genomic region, the following are encoded:
- a CDS encoding outer membrane beta-barrel protein, which translates to MKTQLIIIVMLLLGAYQQVKAQTGIRAGWNYSKIHDISNGGNSGFHAGIYKKISLLGLIGVEPSIQYSQKGAEVDNMGTSGKERLHYIDVPVLVRLGFIPLINVFAGPQASFLVARKYDGATNVSSINELSQFDMGGVVGVGVNLPLGFNVQGSYDFGFSDLNYNDFESKNRLIKVSIGKNF; encoded by the coding sequence ATGAAAACACAGTTGATCATAATTGTAATGCTACTGTTGGGGGCTTATCAGCAGGTAAAAGCACAAACGGGGATTAGGGCGGGATGGAATTACTCTAAGATCCATGATATCAGTAATGGAGGAAATTCAGGGTTCCATGCTGGTATATACAAAAAGATAAGTTTGTTGGGGCTGATAGGCGTAGAGCCAAGTATACAGTATTCTCAAAAAGGAGCAGAAGTAGACAATATGGGGACTTCAGGAAAAGAAAGATTGCATTATATTGATGTTCCTGTACTGGTGCGCTTGGGATTTATTCCACTGATTAATGTTTTTGCTGGTCCGCAAGCCTCCTTTCTTGTAGCAAGAAAATACGATGGAGCGACCAATGTATCTTCTATAAATGAGCTTTCCCAGTTTGATATGGGGGGAGTGGTAGGAGTAGGGGTGAATTTGCCCTTGGGCTTCAATGTACAGGGAAGTTATGATTTTGGTTTTTCAGATTTGAATTATAATGATTTTGAAAGTAAAAACAGGTTAATAAAAGTATCTATTGGGAAGAACTTTTAA